Proteins encoded in a region of the Mycteria americana isolate JAX WOST 10 ecotype Jacksonville Zoo and Gardens chromosome 9, USCA_MyAme_1.0, whole genome shotgun sequence genome:
- the TMEM37 gene encoding voltage-dependent calcium channel gamma-like subunit, with protein sequence MTAIGAQAQRLLAHRRPQKSFFETLIRSLIILCVAIAVVLSSISVCDGRWLFARGQLFGLWHFCTVSNSSVLKCVTDLSLAKVEGLSVGVIPIRSMVSFAVVVAIFGLELLMVSQVCEDANARRKWSMGSVLILCSFLLSATGVLSFSILMKDRLTFTGFTLTYWCEFIAAFLFFLNGISGLHINSLTHPRNRVGKI encoded by the exons ATGACCGCCATCGGGGCGCAG GCGCAGAGGCTGCTGGCGCACCGGAGACCGCAGAAATCCTTCTTTGAGACGCTCATCAGGAGCCTGATCATCTTGTGTGTGGCCATAGCGGTGGTCTTGTCCTCCATCTCCGTCTGCGATGGCCGCTGGCTCTTCGCGAGGGGGCAGCTCTTCGGACTGTGGCACTTCTGCACCGTTAGCAACAGCAGCGTCCTGAAGTGCGTCACTGACCTCAGCCTGGCCAAGGTGGAGGGGCTGAGCGTTGGGGTGATTCCCATAAGAAGCATGGTGTCCTTTGCCGTCGTGGTTGCCATATTTGGCCTGGAGCTCCTGATGGTGTCCCAAGTCTGCGAGGACGCCAACGCAAGGCGGAAGTGGTCGATGGGCTCGGTTCTCATCCTCTGCTCGTTTTTGCTGTCGGCCACCGGGGTTCTGAGCTTCTCCATCCTCATGAAGGATCGCCTCACCTTCACGGGCTTCACGCTGACATACTGGTGCGAGTTCATCgctgcctttctcttcttccttaaTGGGATCAGTGGACTTCACATCAATAGCCTCACTCACCCCAGGAACAGGGTAGGCAAAATCTAG
- the DBI gene encoding acyl-CoA-binding protein → MLDVYSHYKQATVGDVNTERPGMLDFKGKAKWDAWNALKGMSKEDAMKAYIAKVEELKGKYGI, encoded by the exons ATGCTCGACGTCTACAGCCACTACAAACAGGCCACGGTGGGCGACGTGAACACGG AACGCCCTGGTATGCTGGACTTCAAAGGCAAAGCAAAGTGGGATGCCTGGAATGCATTGAAAG GAATGTCGAAAGAAGATGCAATGAAAGCTTACATAGCAAAAGTGGAAGAACTAAAAGGCAAATATGGCATCTGA